One window of Trifolium pratense cultivar HEN17-A07 linkage group LG5, ARS_RC_1.1, whole genome shotgun sequence genomic DNA carries:
- the LOC123884110 gene encoding uncharacterized protein LOC123884110, giving the protein MQENGYYQQITCGCSQQENQPLPSLLPIMPYVRKVLQLLCAGLLMKLPTYLYQSSGAFIAVYRYASATPLLPSILSQGIGWQGVGILLSELFGTISGSSVSRKCRSIGFDTCWQSKSCADICWIHDFLFNFRKIWNSFRIYPTCNCCCPVLLILCLCWCLRKDEILHVQPPQRLTPVDLFKPLCSLKCRTTFKN; this is encoded by the exons AAAATGGCTATTACCAACAAATCACATGTGGTTGTTCTCAACAAG AAAATCAGCCTCTTCCTTCTTTGCTGCCTATAATGCCTTATGTGAGGAAGGTACTGCAACTTCTGTGTGCAGGGCTCTTGATGAAATTGCCGACGTATCTGTACCAG TCTAGTGGAGCTTTCATTGCTGTATATAGGTATGCAAGTGCAACACCATTACTGCCTTCTATTCTTAGTCAGGGTATTGGTTGGCAG GGAGTCGGCATTCTGTTATCAGAATTGTTTGGAACAATTAGTGGATCGTCCGTGTCT AGAAAATGCAGGTCTATTGGCTTTGACACGTGTTGGCAGTCGAAGAGTTGTGCCGATATCTGCTGGATTCAtgattttctcttcaattttag GAAAATTTGGAACAGTTTTCGCATCTATCCCACCTGCAATTGTTGCTGCCCTGTACTGCTTATTCTTTGCTTATGTTG GTGTTTACGTAAGGACGAAATACTGCATGTTCAGCCTCCTCAAAG ATTGACTCCGGTGGATTTATTCAAGCCTTTGTGCTCCCTGAAGTGCAGAACCACATTTAAGAATTGA